The genomic region GCTCGACCTTTGACTTTAATTGCAGAGTTAACTTATCGCTGTCCCCTGAGTTGTCCCTACTGCTCTAATCCACTCAACTATGATGACAAACATTATCGTCAGGAACTTGCTACTGATGATTGGCTGCGGACGATCCAGCAAGCTCGAAACTTGGGTGTATGGCAGTTGGGTTTTTCTGGTGGCGAACCACTGCTGAGACAGGATTTGGAAGTGTTAGTCAAAGCAGCCGCCCAAGTTGAACTTTATACGACTTTGGTTACTGCTGGTACGTTGCTGACACTAGAACGTGCTACGCAGCTTTGTCATGCCGGACTCAACCACATCCAAATTAGCATTCAAGATAGTCGCGCTGCTCAGTCTGACTATATTGCTGGCATTCGTTGTTTTGAGCAAAAACTCGATGCAGCAAAAATTGTCAAAGATTTAGGTTTACCGCTGACGCTGAACTTTGTCCTGCATCGGCAAAACATCGATCGCTTGGAGGAGATGTTAGAGTTATGCAAGCAATTGCAAGCAGATCGGGTAGAACTGGCACACACTCAATACTACGGCTGGGCTTTGCAGAATCGTGCCGCTTTACTA from Chroococcidiopsis sp. SAG 2025 harbors:
- the pqqE gene encoding pyrroloquinoline quinone biosynthesis protein PqqE gives rise to the protein MLEVLPVKTTARPLTLIAELTYRCPLSCPYCSNPLNYDDKHYRQELATDDWLRTIQQARNLGVWQLGFSGGEPLLRQDLEVLVKAAAQVELYTTLVTAGTLLTLERATQLCHAGLNHIQISIQDSRAAQSDYIAGIRCFEQKLDAAKIVKDLGLPLTLNFVLHRQNIDRLEEMLELCKQLQADRVELAHTQYYGWALQNRAALLPTPQQLERAAQIVAEAKKSRICPMGILYVIPDYYEDYPKPCMGGWGRRALVVAPNGDAMPCQAANSIPKMEFANVRDRTLEWIWFESPAFNRFRGTDWMSEPCRSCDRAPIDFGGCRCQALLLTNNAAATDPVCHLSPHHDLVVTARERASEQPLTLVHRSSV